One Alteromonas sp. KC3 DNA segment encodes these proteins:
- a CDS encoding efflux RND transporter periplasmic adaptor subunit, whose protein sequence is MKNSVLMKSGIPLGIIIVAFIAAAIMISSRKPPEQVPVEVPAFLVDAKTTTSEPVNFIVKSQGNVVPRNKTSLSAQVSGQVISLSDNFIAGGTFKKGDVLATLEQDDYKTDLKLAEAELAQAQAALQEEIARGKVAEQEWRSVNSVAPPELGLRKPQLAKEQANVKAAEAKLERAKRNLQRTKITAPYNGIVVERSIDLGQFVATGSPIGTVYSTDTAEVRLPITDSDLMFVNIAGQSSDGAPVSLTASVGGTKQSWQGKLVRSEGVLDTGSRVVYAIVEVQDPYNVNASHKAPLRFGQFVEAEITSRQNENLMVLPRSILRLDNTILTVNDNREIEIKHVDVARTTAKEVFIRDGIAEGTLVVTSAVPNPYNGMKVRLPGDEPVLSDEAESDKGSDDTAIETTTAGGGQ, encoded by the coding sequence ATGAAAAACTCTGTTTTAATGAAAAGTGGCATTCCACTTGGCATTATCATTGTGGCATTTATTGCTGCAGCCATCATGATTAGTTCTCGCAAACCGCCCGAGCAAGTGCCGGTCGAGGTGCCTGCATTTCTTGTCGATGCAAAGACCACTACTTCTGAACCCGTAAACTTTATCGTGAAATCGCAGGGCAATGTTGTACCGCGTAATAAGACTTCATTAAGCGCGCAAGTTAGTGGGCAAGTGATTAGCCTTTCTGACAACTTTATTGCTGGCGGCACCTTTAAGAAGGGCGACGTGTTAGCCACATTAGAGCAAGACGATTACAAAACAGATTTAAAGCTAGCAGAAGCTGAACTTGCGCAGGCCCAAGCTGCGCTTCAAGAAGAAATCGCACGAGGGAAAGTTGCAGAGCAAGAGTGGCGCTCGGTCAATAGTGTTGCACCGCCTGAGCTTGGCTTACGTAAACCACAATTGGCCAAAGAACAAGCCAATGTGAAGGCTGCTGAAGCTAAACTTGAACGCGCGAAGCGCAATTTGCAAAGAACAAAAATTACTGCACCTTATAATGGCATTGTGGTTGAGCGCAGTATCGATTTAGGCCAGTTTGTCGCAACGGGCTCACCAATTGGCACAGTGTATTCAACTGATACCGCTGAAGTCAGATTGCCTATTACCGACAGTGATTTAATGTTTGTAAACATTGCGGGTCAGTCAAGCGACGGAGCGCCCGTGTCTCTCACTGCATCTGTAGGTGGTACTAAACAATCGTGGCAGGGCAAATTAGTGCGTTCAGAAGGCGTGCTTGATACAGGAAGTCGTGTTGTTTATGCCATTGTTGAGGTGCAAGACCCTTACAATGTAAACGCGTCACATAAAGCGCCATTGCGATTCGGTCAATTTGTTGAAGCAGAGATAACCTCGCGCCAAAACGAAAACCTTATGGTGTTACCTCGCAGTATTTTGCGTTTAGACAACACAATTCTGACGGTTAATGACAATAGAGAAATTGAAATTAAACACGTTGATGTAGCGCGAACTACGGCAAAAGAAGTGTTCATTCGCGATGGCATTGCAGAAGGTACTTTAGTGGTAACCTCAGCGGTTCCAAACCCTTATAACGGTATGAAAGTACGTTTGCCAGGTGATGAGCCAGTCTTGTCAGACGAAGCTGAATCTGACAAGGGAAGTGATGATACCGCTATTGAAACCACAACCGCTGGCGGAGGCCAATAA
- a CDS encoding isoamylase early set domain-containing protein, translated as MSLKKQYLKSKPLCKVTFRLDAEAARDAKEAELCGDFTDWKAQPLTMKKLKSGDFTLTVNLETDHEYQFRYLLDGEKWENDWDADAYIPSPVSVEDNSVVRV; from the coding sequence ATGAGTCTTAAGAAACAATATCTTAAATCTAAACCTCTGTGCAAAGTGACGTTTCGACTTGACGCCGAAGCCGCACGGGATGCCAAAGAGGCAGAACTTTGTGGAGACTTTACAGATTGGAAAGCACAGCCGCTTACCATGAAGAAGTTAAAAAGTGGCGATTTTACACTTACTGTCAACCTCGAGACAGATCACGAGTATCAGTTCCGCTATTTGCTTGACGGTGAAAAGTGGGAAAACGATTGGGACGCCGATGCCTACATTCCCTCCCCAGTGAGTGTGGAAGATAACTCGGTTGTTCGCGTTTAA
- a CDS encoding acyl-CoA dehydrogenase has translation MADQLIPRREMQFQLYEVLNTASLCDKSRFEEHNVETFNAVIDMAEKMAEELFLPHNAVADKDEPTFDGHKVSMIDDVKIAFDTYRESGFIAGHFDFEDGGMQLPVTVMNACAGYFLAANPSTTAYPFLTAAAANVIKHFASSDIKEAFLAKMLAGEFTGTMALTEPHAGSSLADIRTSAKPQDDGTYRIKGSKIYISGGEHELSDNIVHLVLAKIPGGPAGVKGISLFAVPKFRLDSDGNPQTRNDVTLAGLIHKMGYRGTTSTALTFGENGDCHGYLIGEPHQGLRYMFMMMNEARIGVGYGAAMIGYRGYRYSLEYAKDRTQGRAAPNLAPEDDPTPIINHGDVRRMLLAQKAYCEGGMSLCLYGSMLIDELETETDSDKRTELSQLLDLLTPVFKAWPSEFGPKANDLAIQILGGAGYTREYPVEQCWRDNRLNPIHEGTNGIQALDLLGRKLWQHEGKGLQVLLSRVTSDMKRAETPRAQALSAKLKPYLDKLGALIQQAAGDLRSDKQSVLLTNASCFLNVFSACVVSWIWLRQANVAEQSLVKGAGEQDVDFYEGKLAAAEYFVNWELPLVSRDIEVLSSSDATCNKVKASYF, from the coding sequence ATGGCAGATCAACTTATTCCCCGTCGTGAAATGCAGTTTCAATTGTACGAAGTACTCAATACGGCTTCGCTTTGCGATAAATCACGTTTCGAAGAACACAACGTAGAAACCTTCAATGCCGTTATCGATATGGCTGAGAAAATGGCAGAAGAGTTATTTTTGCCACATAACGCAGTGGCCGATAAAGACGAGCCTACGTTTGATGGTCATAAGGTTTCCATGATTGATGACGTTAAAATAGCGTTTGATACGTATCGAGAATCCGGTTTCATCGCTGGCCATTTCGATTTCGAAGACGGTGGTATGCAATTGCCAGTGACCGTGATGAATGCCTGTGCGGGATATTTTCTTGCTGCAAACCCTTCTACAACGGCTTATCCATTTTTAACCGCTGCTGCGGCTAACGTTATTAAGCACTTCGCATCAAGTGACATAAAAGAAGCATTTCTTGCAAAAATGTTAGCTGGTGAATTTACCGGTACTATGGCATTAACAGAGCCTCATGCAGGGTCGTCGCTAGCCGACATTCGTACTTCTGCTAAACCCCAAGACGATGGTACGTACCGTATTAAAGGTAGCAAAATTTATATATCAGGTGGTGAGCATGAGTTGTCAGATAACATCGTGCATCTGGTGCTAGCCAAAATACCTGGTGGCCCGGCTGGCGTTAAGGGCATTTCGTTGTTTGCTGTACCGAAATTTAGATTAGACAGCGACGGCAATCCACAGACGCGCAACGATGTAACCCTAGCGGGTCTTATTCACAAGATGGGCTATCGAGGCACAACGTCAACGGCTCTAACCTTTGGCGAGAATGGAGATTGTCACGGTTATCTTATTGGTGAGCCCCATCAAGGCCTACGCTATATGTTCATGATGATGAATGAAGCGCGGATAGGTGTGGGCTATGGTGCGGCAATGATAGGCTATCGCGGTTATCGCTATTCATTGGAATATGCAAAAGATAGAACACAAGGTCGAGCAGCTCCGAATCTAGCGCCAGAGGATGATCCTACGCCAATTATTAATCATGGTGATGTACGTCGCATGTTACTTGCGCAAAAAGCCTATTGTGAAGGCGGTATGTCATTATGCCTTTATGGCAGCATGCTTATTGATGAGCTTGAAACAGAGACTGATTCAGACAAGCGCACGGAGCTATCGCAATTACTTGATTTACTTACCCCGGTATTTAAAGCGTGGCCGTCAGAATTTGGGCCGAAGGCAAATGATTTGGCGATTCAGATCCTCGGTGGAGCAGGGTATACCCGTGAATACCCAGTGGAACAATGTTGGCGTGACAATCGTTTAAATCCAATTCACGAAGGTACCAATGGCATACAGGCGCTCGATTTACTGGGCAGAAAGCTATGGCAGCACGAGGGGAAAGGATTACAAGTATTGTTATCTCGGGTAACGTCAGACATGAAACGCGCTGAAACACCTCGAGCACAAGCGCTATCTGCAAAGTTAAAACCTTATCTAGATAAACTGGGTGCATTAATCCAACAAGCCGCGGGTGATTTGCGCTCAGACAAACAGTCGGTACTGCTCACCAATGCAAGCTGTTTCCTAAACGTATTTTCGGCTTGTGTCGTGAGCTGGATTTGGCTTCGCCAAGCAAATGTTGCAGAACAGTCTCTTGTTAAAGGCGCCGGTGAACAAGATGTCGATTTTTATGAAGGAAAACTCGCCGCGGCGGAATATTTTGTGAATTGGGAACTACCGCTGGTGTCTCGTGATATCGAAGTATTGTCGTCAAGTGACGCGACCTGTAACAAAGTAAAAGCCAGTTACTTTTAG
- a CDS encoding TonB-dependent receptor: MRTHKIATLALAVSAAFSSSVLAQEAETTQKKEASLEQITVTAQKRTQSIQEVPISVATLSGEKFESLFSGGEDILALAVRVPGLYAESSNGRVAPRFYIRGLGNTDFDLAASQPVSIIMDEVVMENVVLKSFPLFDVQQVEVLRGPQGTLFGRNTTAGIIKFDTVKPTQDVEGYGKVGFGSFGTMNIEGAISGGLTDNLSARLSVLSQERDDYIDNAFTGENDAIGGYDEKAYRLQLLWEPSADFSALLNVHGRDLEGTASIFRANVFDKGSNDLNANYDRETVYYDGDLTGDGIDNNPQEYDGFGTSLKLEYDMDTVTFTSISALETAEGSSLGDIDGGFNRADGTSGPGFIPFSAVTQDRLNDLEQYTQEFRLASNTRDAMNWQVGAFYYDASFNVTSIDGFFGATTVFHDNQTWAVFGQSSYQVNDKLNVTGGIRYTHDSKSLVVGDQNVNGFALVIGAASVQDYDDIDVDDGQTSFELSANYRVTDDMSVFARYANGFRAQTIQGRDVAFEGAPSVADAETINSFEVGIKSDLLDDTLRLNAAAFFYTVDDMQFSAIGGGNNFTALVNADKGEAYGFEVDAQWLATDELTFTAGYSYNHTEIKDDSLTVSPCGTNAGSGFTGNCTVTDPRPDGFVASIDGNPFPQAPESIFNFTARYAIPMGDDGEFFVFTDWAFQGETNIFLYEAVEFTTDDNFEGGLRIGYENFAHNYTVALFGRNITDEDNVKGAIDFNNLTGIVNEPRVWGVEFKYTYF; the protein is encoded by the coding sequence ATGAGAACACATAAAATCGCCACGCTAGCACTGGCTGTTAGTGCTGCGTTCAGCTCATCAGTTCTTGCACAAGAGGCCGAAACGACACAAAAAAAAGAAGCCTCACTTGAACAAATTACCGTAACTGCACAAAAGCGTACGCAATCAATTCAAGAAGTACCTATTTCTGTTGCAACACTTAGCGGTGAAAAATTCGAAAGCCTTTTCTCAGGCGGTGAAGACATTCTTGCCCTAGCCGTTCGTGTACCGGGCCTATACGCTGAGTCATCAAACGGTCGTGTCGCACCACGTTTCTATATCCGTGGTCTAGGCAACACTGACTTTGACCTAGCGGCATCTCAGCCGGTTTCTATTATCATGGACGAAGTGGTAATGGAAAACGTGGTACTAAAAAGCTTCCCACTTTTTGACGTTCAGCAAGTAGAAGTACTTCGCGGTCCTCAGGGTACGCTTTTCGGTCGTAACACAACAGCAGGTATCATTAAGTTTGATACCGTTAAGCCTACTCAAGATGTAGAAGGTTACGGAAAAGTTGGTTTCGGTTCATTCGGCACAATGAACATTGAAGGCGCAATCAGCGGCGGTTTAACAGACAACTTGTCAGCGCGTCTTTCTGTACTTTCACAAGAGCGCGATGATTACATCGACAACGCTTTCACAGGTGAAAACGATGCAATTGGTGGCTACGATGAAAAAGCCTACCGTCTTCAACTACTTTGGGAACCTTCAGCGGACTTCTCAGCCCTTCTAAATGTTCACGGACGTGATCTAGAGGGTACAGCATCTATTTTCCGTGCTAACGTTTTCGATAAAGGTAGCAACGATCTTAACGCTAACTACGATCGTGAAACCGTATATTACGATGGCGACCTAACGGGTGACGGCATCGACAACAACCCGCAAGAGTACGACGGTTTTGGTACATCACTAAAACTTGAATACGACATGGACACTGTGACGTTCACGTCAATCTCTGCGCTTGAAACCGCAGAAGGCTCTAGCCTTGGTGATATCGATGGCGGTTTCAACCGTGCTGATGGTACATCTGGCCCAGGCTTTATTCCTTTCTCAGCGGTAACACAAGATCGTCTTAACGACCTTGAGCAATATACTCAAGAATTCCGTCTTGCAAGCAACACCCGTGATGCAATGAACTGGCAAGTGGGCGCGTTCTACTATGACGCATCATTCAACGTAACCAGTATCGATGGCTTCTTCGGCGCAACTACTGTATTCCACGATAACCAAACGTGGGCCGTGTTTGGTCAAAGCTCATACCAAGTAAATGACAAGCTAAACGTAACTGGTGGTATCCGCTATACACACGACTCTAAGAGTCTTGTAGTTGGCGATCAGAACGTAAACGGCTTTGCGTTGGTTATTGGTGCTGCAAGTGTTCAAGACTACGACGATATCGACGTTGACGACGGACAAACTAGCTTCGAACTTAGCGCAAACTACCGTGTAACAGACGATATGTCAGTGTTTGCACGCTATGCAAATGGCTTCCGAGCTCAAACGATCCAAGGTCGTGACGTTGCATTTGAAGGTGCTCCTTCTGTGGCTGACGCTGAGACAATCAACTCGTTTGAAGTGGGTATTAAGTCTGATTTACTTGATGACACTTTACGCTTAAACGCTGCTGCATTCTTCTACACTGTAGACGATATGCAATTCTCAGCAATTGGTGGCGGCAATAACTTCACTGCGTTAGTAAATGCTGATAAAGGCGAAGCGTATGGTTTCGAAGTTGACGCTCAGTGGCTAGCAACTGATGAATTAACATTCACAGCAGGTTACAGCTACAACCACACAGAAATCAAAGATGATTCATTGACAGTATCACCTTGTGGAACTAACGCTGGTTCAGGTTTTACAGGTAACTGTACTGTAACTGATCCGCGTCCAGATGGTTTTGTTGCATCAATTGATGGCAACCCTTTCCCACAAGCGCCTGAGTCAATCTTTAACTTCACCGCGCGTTATGCAATTCCTATGGGTGATGATGGCGAGTTCTTCGTATTCACCGACTGGGCATTCCAGGGCGAAACTAACATCTTCCTATATGAAGCTGTTGAGTTTACTACCGATGATAACTTCGAAGGTGGTTTACGCATTGGTTATGAAAACTTTGCACACAACTACACTGTTGCTCTATTCGGTCGTAACATTACAGACGAAGACAACGTTAAAGGTGCTATCGACTTTAACAACCTAACCGGCATCGTTAACGAGCCTCGTGTTTGGGGTGTAGAGTTCAAATACACTTACTTCTAA
- a CDS encoding GlxA family transcriptional regulator gives MNKTPHTVTVLGFNHALASAITGALDVFAFAGVSWQRIHQLPTTPKFHVQLASAHGQPFQCSNQITLNPNIAIEDVSQTDILLIPTIGGDIDTALRDIQPQLVHIKRLQKMGADIAANCTGTFILAETGLLQGKVATTHWGYADKFKQHYPDVLLRPDKMVTEHDNIYCAGGGMAWIDLSILLIERYCGHQVATDTAKSHVLDVSRTSQTIYASSRQRHFHSDKDISAVQSFLEGHLHVKLSLEEVAHKHNMTERTLLRRFKNACDTTPWQYLQSLRIEHARKLLETTNMQLEKIVNAVGYEDMSSFTRLFKKITGLSPSQYRAKFKRL, from the coding sequence ATGAATAAAACACCCCACACTGTCACCGTCTTAGGATTTAACCATGCACTAGCCTCTGCCATTACTGGCGCACTAGATGTGTTCGCTTTTGCTGGAGTTAGTTGGCAGCGTATACATCAGTTACCTACTACACCGAAATTTCACGTGCAATTGGCCAGTGCCCATGGTCAACCGTTCCAATGTTCCAATCAAATTACGTTAAATCCCAACATTGCTATAGAAGATGTGTCTCAAACGGATATTTTGCTTATACCCACAATTGGAGGCGACATAGACACTGCATTGCGCGATATTCAACCGCAGCTTGTGCACATTAAGCGCTTACAAAAAATGGGAGCAGATATTGCGGCTAATTGCACAGGCACATTTATACTAGCGGAAACGGGATTATTGCAGGGGAAGGTAGCCACTACTCACTGGGGCTATGCTGATAAGTTCAAACAACACTATCCAGACGTACTATTGCGGCCCGACAAAATGGTGACTGAACACGACAATATTTATTGCGCTGGTGGTGGGATGGCGTGGATTGATTTATCTATTTTGCTTATTGAACGATATTGTGGACATCAAGTTGCAACCGATACGGCCAAATCTCATGTGCTTGATGTTTCGAGGACGAGTCAAACTATTTATGCCAGTAGCCGCCAACGTCACTTTCATTCAGATAAGGATATCAGTGCGGTTCAGTCGTTCTTAGAAGGTCATTTACACGTTAAGTTATCGCTTGAAGAAGTTGCCCACAAACATAATATGACCGAGCGCACCCTACTTCGCCGTTTCAAAAATGCATGTGATACAACGCCATGGCAATATCTTCAAAGCTTGCGCATTGAACATGCGCGAAAACTCTTAGAAACCACCAATATGCAACTTGAAAAAATAGTTAATGCCGTTGGATATGAAGATATGAGTTCATTTACTCGGCTTTTCAAAAAAATCACTGGCTTATCACCGTCACAATACCGAGCAAAATTCAAACGCTTGTGA
- a CDS encoding electron transfer flavoprotein subunit alpha/FixB family protein, with protein sequence MSVLVYAEHDNASLKTETHKLVNAAQKMGGDIHVLVAGEGCQAVAEAAAQIEGVAKVIVADNAAYKHQLAENTADLVVELASDYSHVVAAATTTGKNFMPRVAALLDVAQISDIIGVESEDTFVRPIYAGNAIATVQSSDAKKVITVRAASFDAAATGGSAEVTAIDVVKGSEKSDFVSAELTESERPELTAAEVVISGGRGMQNGDNFKLLEGIADKLGAAIGASRAAVDAGFVPNDMQVGQTGKIVAPQLYIAVGISGAIQHLAGMKDSKVIVAINKDEEAPIFQVADYGLVGDLFDVLPELEGSL encoded by the coding sequence ATGAGCGTACTCGTATATGCAGAACACGATAATGCAAGCTTAAAAACGGAAACGCACAAGCTTGTAAACGCAGCACAAAAAATGGGTGGCGACATCCATGTACTTGTTGCTGGTGAAGGTTGCCAAGCAGTTGCTGAAGCCGCGGCGCAAATCGAAGGCGTAGCAAAAGTTATCGTTGCAGATAACGCTGCTTATAAGCACCAGTTAGCTGAAAATACTGCTGACCTAGTGGTAGAGCTTGCTAGCGATTACAGCCATGTTGTTGCAGCGGCAACAACAACAGGTAAAAACTTCATGCCTCGCGTAGCGGCGTTATTAGATGTTGCACAAATTTCTGACATTATTGGTGTAGAAAGCGAAGACACGTTTGTTCGCCCTATCTACGCAGGTAATGCTATTGCAACAGTTCAATCGTCTGATGCGAAGAAAGTTATCACCGTTCGCGCAGCGTCATTTGACGCCGCTGCTACAGGTGGAAGTGCAGAAGTGACTGCCATTGATGTGGTTAAGGGCAGTGAAAAGTCTGATTTTGTATCAGCAGAGCTTACAGAATCAGAGCGTCCTGAACTAACTGCAGCAGAAGTGGTAATTTCTGGTGGCCGCGGTATGCAAAACGGCGACAACTTTAAACTACTTGAAGGTATCGCTGACAAGTTAGGCGCTGCTATTGGTGCATCGCGTGCAGCGGTTGACGCTGGTTTCGTACCTAACGATATGCAAGTAGGTCAAACAGGTAAAATTGTTGCGCCTCAGCTTTATATCGCAGTAGGTATCTCAGGTGCTATTCAGCATCTTGCGGGTATGAAAGACTCTAAAGTCATTGTAGCTATTAACAAAGACGAAGAAGCCCCAATCTTCCAAGTTGCTGATTATGGTTTGGTGGGTGACTTGTTTGACGTTCTGCCTGAACTGGAAGGTTCACTGTAA
- a CDS encoding efflux RND transporter permease subunit, translating to MSRIDTQSGLIAWFARNNVAANLLMWLLIVGGLFGAANIQKQVFPNFEINVINVRVPYLGAAPQEVEEGVLLKIEEAVKDLEGIKQLNSTAVEGMGTVSIQVEEDYDVQSLLDEVKVQVDAIPRFPADTEKPVIYRQKIQQDVIWLSVYGDASERELKEFAKDLRDDIANLPGISSVQVVGARDYEISVELSEVDLQKYNLTFADVVARLSQTSIDLPGGSIRTENGDILLRTKGQAYTGWDFSQIVLVTNANGTRVTLGDVAYINDGFIENNQYAMFDDKPAVSLRVRAVGDQNALEISEQVNNYVDTKKAEFPAHITADTWGDSSFYLADRLNMMLENMFFGALLVFLVLSLFLKIKLAFWVIVGLPVCFLGTLLVMPLDMVGVSINMLSLFAFILVLGIVVDDAIIMGESAYSEIDKKGHSTDNVIAGVKKVAMPATFGVLTTIAAFSPMLMVSGPFGIIWKTIGMVVIVCLIFSLIESKLILPAHLVHMKLKPYDPEKANAFQRFRDFFSEGIKTFIHNKYAPFLAKAVRNRYTTVSVFMAMLILTVGMFGGGIVRFVFFPSIPSDFMIASFELEPGSSLEQRDDVLNTLRAAMHRMDDKVAKDTGENVIKHAVAYDNGNLGGEIFAELTKGETRTLTDFEIQEMWREELPEIPGVKVLNISSPGGPGGGADLSFEFSSSDIKALRAISDELKDKLNAYEGVTDINDTFSGGSEEIQLALKPQADALGITLQQLGQQVRFGFYGAEVQRIQRDDEEIKVMVRYPKNERSSIEHLENMRIRAPGGQEIPFEQVATFTVGQGFDSIIRVDGKRSVTVTGVVDKALMDPSEITNDVIENVMPDLLDRYPRVEFQLQGNSKEQADAMFSLMQGLLFALFAIYTLLAIPLKSYSQPFIIMSVIPFGIVGAIIGHLVLGMAVSVLSICGIIALSGVVVNDSLIMVDFVNRARKEGLSLMDAAISAGTQRFRAIILTSLTTFMGLMPIVFERSLQAQIVIPMAISLAFGILFATIITLLLVPALYLILNDIKNVFKGRKHTQLANDTQVNSPS from the coding sequence ATGAGTCGCATCGATACGCAAAGCGGCCTAATCGCATGGTTTGCACGCAACAATGTGGCGGCAAACTTGCTGATGTGGCTTTTAATTGTTGGCGGTTTGTTTGGCGCGGCAAATATTCAAAAACAGGTTTTTCCAAACTTCGAAATTAACGTTATCAATGTACGTGTGCCTTACCTTGGTGCTGCTCCTCAAGAGGTAGAAGAGGGTGTTCTATTAAAAATAGAGGAAGCGGTTAAGGACTTAGAAGGTATTAAACAGCTCAATTCCACTGCGGTAGAAGGCATGGGAACGGTGAGTATTCAAGTGGAAGAGGACTACGATGTGCAGTCGCTTCTTGATGAAGTGAAAGTACAAGTAGACGCTATTCCTCGTTTTCCCGCTGACACGGAAAAGCCGGTTATTTATCGCCAGAAAATTCAACAGGACGTAATTTGGTTGTCGGTTTACGGTGATGCGTCTGAGCGTGAATTAAAAGAATTTGCAAAAGATTTGCGAGATGATATCGCTAATTTACCCGGCATCTCGAGTGTACAAGTTGTAGGTGCCCGCGACTATGAAATCTCTGTCGAGCTCTCTGAGGTTGATTTACAGAAGTACAACTTAACGTTTGCTGATGTGGTAGCTCGTTTAAGTCAAACTAGTATCGACTTACCTGGTGGATCGATTCGCACCGAGAATGGCGATATATTACTTAGAACCAAAGGGCAGGCGTACACCGGTTGGGATTTCTCTCAAATAGTGTTGGTGACCAATGCCAATGGTACTCGCGTTACGTTAGGCGACGTTGCCTACATCAATGACGGTTTTATCGAGAACAACCAATACGCAATGTTTGACGATAAGCCTGCTGTTAGCCTTCGAGTAAGAGCAGTTGGTGACCAAAACGCATTGGAGATATCTGAGCAGGTTAACAATTACGTCGATACTAAAAAAGCAGAATTCCCTGCACACATTACCGCAGACACGTGGGGCGATAGCTCATTTTATCTGGCAGACCGCTTAAACATGATGCTTGAAAACATGTTCTTTGGTGCGCTATTGGTATTCCTCGTATTGTCATTATTTTTGAAAATTAAACTGGCGTTTTGGGTAATTGTAGGTCTACCGGTTTGTTTCTTAGGCACTTTGCTAGTAATGCCATTGGATATGGTTGGCGTTTCTATCAATATGCTGAGCCTGTTTGCATTTATCCTTGTATTAGGGATTGTGGTTGATGACGCCATCATTATGGGAGAGTCAGCCTATTCTGAAATAGACAAAAAAGGGCATAGCACTGATAACGTTATTGCTGGTGTTAAAAAGGTTGCAATGCCGGCTACCTTCGGCGTACTGACTACCATTGCTGCTTTCTCGCCCATGTTAATGGTATCTGGCCCATTTGGTATCATTTGGAAAACCATTGGCATGGTGGTTATTGTATGCCTTATTTTCTCGCTTATTGAGTCTAAGCTTATTTTGCCGGCTCACTTAGTGCACATGAAACTTAAGCCTTATGATCCCGAAAAAGCTAATGCATTTCAGCGCTTCAGAGACTTTTTTAGTGAAGGGATCAAAACCTTTATACATAACAAATATGCCCCATTTTTAGCGAAAGCCGTTCGTAATCGCTACACCACAGTGTCGGTGTTCATGGCAATGCTAATTCTTACTGTTGGCATGTTTGGCGGCGGTATAGTGCGCTTTGTATTTTTCCCAAGTATCCCTAGTGACTTTATGATAGCGAGCTTTGAGCTTGAACCTGGTTCATCTTTGGAGCAACGAGACGACGTATTGAATACGCTTAGAGCGGCGATGCATCGAATGGACGATAAAGTTGCTAAAGATACGGGTGAAAATGTTATTAAACACGCCGTTGCTTACGATAATGGCAACTTAGGTGGTGAAATTTTTGCCGAATTAACGAAGGGAGAAACCCGCACACTTACTGACTTTGAAATTCAAGAGATGTGGCGTGAAGAGTTACCTGAAATTCCTGGCGTAAAAGTACTTAATATCAGTTCGCCGGGTGGCCCTGGTGGTGGTGCAGACTTGAGTTTTGAATTTAGCTCAAGCGATATCAAAGCGCTGCGGGCAATTAGTGATGAATTGAAAGACAAGCTAAATGCTTATGAAGGCGTCACGGATATAAACGATACTTTTTCTGGGGGCAGTGAAGAGATTCAATTGGCGCTTAAACCTCAGGCCGATGCGTTGGGTATAACGTTGCAGCAGTTAGGACAACAAGTGCGCTTTGGTTTCTACGGGGCTGAAGTTCAGCGTATTCAGCGTGATGACGAAGAAATTAAAGTGATGGTGCGTTATCCAAAAAATGAACGTAGCTCAATTGAACATTTAGAAAATATGCGTATCCGTGCGCCAGGTGGTCAAGAGATACCGTTTGAACAGGTTGCTACCTTTACAGTAGGTCAGGGTTTTGACTCAATCATTCGTGTTGATGGAAAGCGCTCTGTGACGGTAACCGGTGTAGTAGATAAAGCATTGATGGATCCCTCAGAAATCACTAATGATGTCATCGAAAATGTGATGCCAGATTTGCTAGACCGTTACCCGCGTGTAGAATTTCAGCTACAAGGAAACTCCAAAGAGCAAGCCGATGCGATGTTTAGTTTGATGCAGGGCTTGTTGTTTGCACTATTTGCCATCTACACATTGCTCGCTATTCCGCTTAAATCATACAGCCAACCTTTCATTATTATGTCGGTGATCCCATTTGGTATTGTGGGCGCAATTATTGGTCACTTAGTGCTGGGAATGGCGGTCAGTGTATTGTCGATTTGCGGTATCATCGCGTTGTCAGGTGTTGTTGTAAACGACAGTTTGATCATGGTTGATTTCGTTAACAGAGCCAGAAAAGAAGGGCTTTCGTTAATGGATGCGGCAATCAGTGCTGGTACTCAGCGTTTTAGAGCAATTATTTTAACGTCATTAACAACCTTTATGGGGTTGATGCCAATCGTATTTGAACGAAGCTTACAAGCACAGATAGTAATACCGATGGCGATTTCATTGGCGTTCGGTATTCTGTTTGCCACTATCATTACACTACTACTTGTACCTGCGCTTTATCTCATTTTAAATGACATCAAAAATGTGTTTAAAGGCAGAAAACATACGCAACTAGCGAATGATACTCAGGTAAACAGCCCAAGCTAA